The following are encoded in a window of Flavobacterium sp. WC2421 genomic DNA:
- a CDS encoding response regulator transcription factor produces MHVLIVEDELGIIQFLQQGLEEEGYNITCASDGLQGFELIQKNNFDLILLDWMLPKMSGLDLCKAIRIKDTKVPILFLTAKDTIQETIEGLKAGANDYIKKPFSFEELVERIKIHFRNLNKEEILNLGTIEINRTKHIVSVKQEEVSLTQREFELLYYLIKNKGKVCTRNQIIEDVWDIHFEYDTGVIDVFINAIRKKLNLKIEEDYIKTVRGVGYIAND; encoded by the coding sequence ATGCATGTATTAATAGTTGAAGATGAATTAGGTATTATTCAATTTTTGCAACAAGGTTTGGAAGAAGAAGGGTATAACATCACTTGTGCATCCGATGGTTTACAAGGGTTTGAATTAATTCAAAAGAACAACTTTGATTTAATTTTATTAGATTGGATGTTGCCTAAAATGAGTGGTTTGGATTTGTGTAAAGCCATCAGAATCAAAGATACCAAAGTGCCTATTCTTTTTTTAACAGCTAAAGATACGATTCAGGAAACGATAGAAGGGTTGAAAGCGGGAGCCAATGATTATATAAAAAAACCTTTTAGTTTTGAAGAATTGGTAGAGCGAATCAAGATTCACTTTCGAAACCTAAATAAAGAAGAAATTCTGAATTTAGGGACTATTGAAATCAATAGAACAAAGCACATCGTATCAGTTAAACAAGAAGAAGTTTCATTGACACAGCGTGAATTTGAGTTGTTGTATTATCTCATTAAAAACAAAGGTAAAGTATGTACAAGAAATCAAATAATTGAAGATGTTTGGGACATCCATTTTGAATACGATACCGGTGTAATTGATGTTTTTATCAATGCCATTCGTAAAAAATTAAACCTAAAAATCGAAGAAGATTATATTAAAACAGTTCGTGGTGTAGGT
- a CDS encoding DUF3570 domain-containing protein, with amino-acid sequence MKKILIAIVVLINFTAFAQEKETATTFKKRVLENTEVDFLLSYYNQDGTHSPVNGGIGSEKLTDVASNIVIAVPINDDDVLTFDVGISTYTSASSSNINPFNSNKSSTSTSSGASGKTTSTTVSSAPYGTPWQASSGASKSDQLASVSANYSHSSDNRNNLWNADIAVSNEFDYTSFGFGGGYTKLFNEKNTEISLKANAYLDQWRPIYPTELHEYATYGANFQNQGYLTGVTIMDRYGNKSTNYLPSAFTPYTNSNRNSYSASISFSQIMTKKIQLSIFMDLLKQEGLLATPYQRVYFADKANYYIGQSQYIPVYGSYENKGVYQLADDKERLPSTRFKIPIGARLNFYINEYVVARAYYRYYQDNWGIQAHTASIELPIKINSKFTAYPMYRYYTQTASDYFAPYEQHLSTEKYYTSDYDLSKFVSNQYGLGFTYTDIFARARIFVLGLKSIDLRLNHYQRSDGLSANIASFGFKFEVQ; translated from the coding sequence ATGAAAAAAATATTAATTGCAATTGTTGTATTGATTAATTTCACTGCTTTTGCACAAGAAAAAGAAACTGCTACTACTTTTAAAAAGAGGGTTTTAGAAAATACAGAAGTGGATTTTTTATTGAGTTATTACAATCAAGATGGGACACATTCACCAGTTAACGGAGGTATCGGTTCCGAAAAATTAACAGATGTTGCCTCCAATATTGTTATAGCAGTGCCGATTAATGATGATGATGTATTAACATTCGATGTTGGAATCTCTACTTATACATCAGCGTCTTCCAGTAATATTAATCCTTTTAATTCCAATAAAAGTTCTACATCAACATCTTCTGGCGCTTCGGGGAAAACGACTTCTACAACAGTAAGTTCTGCACCTTACGGAACACCTTGGCAAGCTTCTTCTGGAGCTTCGAAGAGTGATCAATTGGCTTCAGTTTCGGCAAATTACAGTCATAGTTCAGACAATAGAAATAATTTGTGGAATGCTGATATTGCTGTATCAAATGAATTTGATTATACTTCGTTTGGGTTTGGTGGTGGGTACACTAAATTATTCAATGAAAAAAACACAGAGATTAGTTTGAAAGCGAATGCTTATCTGGATCAATGGAGACCCATTTATCCAACTGAATTGCATGAATATGCAACTTATGGTGCTAATTTTCAGAACCAAGGATATTTAACTGGTGTTACAATTATGGATCGATATGGTAATAAATCAACGAATTATTTGCCGTCTGCTTTTACACCTTATACTAATTCAAATAGAAATTCGTATTCTGCTTCGATTTCCTTTTCACAAATCATGACTAAAAAGATTCAATTATCAATATTTATGGATCTTTTGAAGCAAGAAGGATTATTAGCTACACCGTATCAAAGGGTTTATTTTGCTGATAAAGCCAACTATTATATTGGACAATCACAATATATTCCAGTGTATGGGTCTTATGAAAATAAAGGTGTGTACCAATTGGCAGATGATAAAGAAAGGTTACCTAGTACTCGATTTAAAATTCCTATTGGCGCTCGTCTAAATTTTTACATCAATGAATATGTGGTTGCACGTGCATATTATAGATATTATCAGGACAATTGGGGGATTCAAGCACATACGGCATCAATAGAGTTGCCTATAAAAATAAATTCAAAATTTACGGCGTATCCAATGTATCGCTACTATACGCAAACAGCATCTGATTATTTTGCACCTTATGAACAGCACCTTTCAACCGAAAAATATTATACCTCCGATTATGATTTATCTAAATTTGTAAGCAATCAATATGGGCTTGGTTTTACGTATACGGATATATTTGCTAGAGCAAGAATCTTTGTTTTAGGTTTAAAATCAATAGATTTGCGATTGAATCATTATCAAAGGAGTGATGGTTTATCTGCAAATATTGCTTCTTTTGGGTTTAAATTTGAAGTACAATAA
- a CDS encoding DUF4266 domain-containing protein translates to MNKWPFFLVLVLAMQSCVAVKEYDKLYINDPDMKLAAKPAEKYETTFQVYREAAAGANGGKTGGGCGCN, encoded by the coding sequence ATGAATAAATGGCCCTTTTTTTTAGTTTTAGTCCTAGCAATGCAATCTTGTGTCGCTGTGAAAGAATATGATAAATTATATATCAATGATCCCGACATGAAGTTAGCTGCAAAGCCAGCTGAAAAATACGAGACTACTTTTCAAGTATACCGTGAAGCTGCCGCAGGTGCAAACGGAGGAAAAACAGGTGGTGGTTGCGGATGCAATTAA